In one window of Gordonia westfalica DNA:
- a CDS encoding DUF7620 family protein, which translates to MWGFKTKGASAHEVDARSKRNARSAEEARSESARLAERARPVQRELRDQLERNHWAELIFGRLN; encoded by the coding sequence ATGTGGGGATTCAAGACCAAGGGGGCGAGCGCGCACGAAGTTGATGCGCGCTCGAAGCGAAACGCGCGATCGGCCGAAGAAGCCCGGTCCGAAAGCGCACGGCTCGCCGAACGGGCGCGGCCGGTACAGCGGGAGCTTCGTGACCAGTTGGAACGCAACCACTGGGCCGAGCTGATCTTCGGAAGGCTGAACTAG
- a CDS encoding putative phage holin, whose amino-acid sequence MELIADWALVVLAVLATVYTICYAAWQYWWKERVSLIYLGKSTLMSLVFLQISASVWAGTDYPGRAWIRFILYSGGAVMMLALLVMLLVLQYKTRRDRWAAGDFRRPWQVWRDEIRAWWAGRS is encoded by the coding sequence GTGGAGCTGATAGCCGACTGGGCACTTGTGGTGCTCGCCGTGCTGGCCACCGTCTACACCATCTGCTACGCCGCATGGCAGTACTGGTGGAAGGAGCGGGTGTCACTCATCTACCTAGGCAAGTCGACCCTGATGTCGCTGGTCTTTCTCCAGATCTCGGCGTCAGTGTGGGCGGGTACTGACTATCCGGGGCGGGCGTGGATTCGATTCATCCTGTACTCGGGTGGCGCCGTGATGATGCTCGCGCTCCTGGTGATGCTGCTGGTGTTGCAGTACAAGACCCGCCGTGACCGTTGGGCGGCAGGCGACTTCCGCCGGCCATGGCAAGTGTGGCGCGACGAGATCCGAGCATGGTGGGCAGGACGGTCATGA
- a CDS encoding PE-PPE domain-containing protein gives MIELLWVDGTWAPRGGSPASEALRRALDPRKVKFTYVPYPADFGPATGMGDLSYEESKAIGAAALDRAVTESRELVVVGGYSAGAAVAVKYARDILPRRPRHQVLAVATLGDPHTPVHHGRSGIAGALHVPRPRFTEWAPGDPIADLPLGSPLRTVADLTGWMSVRTPEAARAWAFKTAERLAVAQPWWNPFRWPDFARAGEDIRNYLGTAHSTDYDGGGHAKRLARMIEGVS, from the coding sequence ATGATCGAACTTCTCTGGGTCGACGGAACTTGGGCACCCCGCGGCGGCTCCCCCGCGTCGGAGGCGCTGCGCCGCGCGCTCGACCCCCGCAAGGTGAAGTTCACGTATGTGCCGTACCCGGCCGACTTCGGCCCGGCGACCGGCATGGGCGACCTGTCGTATGAGGAGTCGAAAGCGATCGGCGCGGCAGCGTTGGATCGAGCTGTCACCGAATCCCGCGAACTCGTGGTCGTCGGCGGCTACAGTGCGGGCGCGGCGGTCGCAGTGAAGTACGCGCGCGACATCCTGCCTCGGCGGCCTCGCCATCAGGTGCTCGCCGTCGCGACGCTGGGCGACCCGCACACGCCGGTGCATCACGGCCGGTCCGGGATCGCCGGGGCGCTGCACGTCCCGCGGCCTCGGTTCACCGAGTGGGCGCCGGGTGATCCGATCGCCGACCTGCCGCTAGGTTCACCGCTGCGCACGGTCGCCGACCTAACCGGGTGGATGTCGGTGCGCACACCCGAGGCCGCCCGCGCCTGGGCGTTCAAGACCGCTGAACGTCTGGCGGTGGCGCAGCCGTGGTGGAATCCGTTCCGCTGGCCCGATTTCGCGCGTGCGGGGGAGGACATCCGCAACTATCTCGGCACTGCGCATTCCACGGACTACGACGGTGGTGGCCACGCTAAGCGGTTGGCCCGCATGATCGAAGGGGTGAGTTAG